GATAGATTTTTCTTGCTTTTCTTTTAAAAAGCGAATATTATCTTAGCGATAGAAACTTTTTTGGAGGGAAAATGAAGACCAGTAAGTTGTATGTCGGCAACCTCAGTTACAGGACAACAGAGGAAACCGTAAGGGATACCTTTGCACAGTATGGAAATGTAGTCTCTGTGAGAGTATTCGAAGGTAAGGGATTTGGATTTGTAGAAATGGGCACTATTGAAGAAGCCGAAGCAGCAAAAGAAGCACTAAATGAAACAGATTTAGAGGGAAGAAATATCAGGGTAGATGAAGCAAGGCCCCGTCAGGAAAGACCATATCGCAGATAGAATAATTTTTAATAAAAAAATTAAATAGATTTCGCTTTCTCATAAAGCTCTTCTACTGTCTGGCGGTTTAACTGTTCCAATTCTTTCCCATGTAGTTTGCGTGCCATTTCTTCCGCCTTTTTAACACGGTCGGCGAATTTTTCTATCGTTTTGTTCAGTGCTCTATGCGGATCGATATCTTCTTTGCGAGCGATGTTTGCTACTGTAAACAAAACATCTCCCAACTCTTCTTCTCTATCCTCAGCCTTTGCGTATTTCAGCTCTTTTATTTCCTCGTCCAATTTAGAAAAAACATCTTCTAAGGTATCCCAATCCAGCTTTTCCTGTGCGACCTTTTCACCTACACGATAAGCTTTAATCAAAGCAGGGAGATGCTTGGGCACACCTTCAAGCACGGATTTCGTTTCCTTTTCTTTTTTCTTCAATGCTTCCCAGTTTTTCAAAACATCCTTCACTCCTGTTACTTTTACATTACCAAATACATGAGGATGTCTGTAGACAATCTTTTGAGAAATGGCATCTATCACATCTTCTATGTCAAATTTATTCTCTTCCTTTGCCATCTGCGCATGAAAAACAACCTGTAGTAAAACATCACCCAATTCTTCCTTTAATTCTGAAAATTCTTCACACTCAATGGCATCTATTACCTCATATACCTCTTCAATAAAGTTTTTCTCCACAGATTTGTGTGTTTGTACCTTATCCCAGGGACAACCATTTTCTCCTCTCAATCTTTCTACTATTTCTACAAATTCTACAAATGCCTTTGCTATTCTATCTTTCTTGGATGTATCCATTTTCAAACCCCAAATTAAAAAATGTCTCTTTCACTTCTTCCCATTCTTCTTCTGTAATTTTTCTGTTTATC
This region of Deltaproteobacteria bacterium genomic DNA includes:
- a CDS encoding RNA-binding protein translates to MKTSKLYVGNLSYRTTEETVRDTFAQYGNVVSVRVFEGKGFGFVEMGTIEEAEAAKEALNETDLEGRNIRVDEARPRQERPYRR
- the mazG gene encoding nucleoside triphosphate pyrophosphohydrolase, translating into MDTSKKDRIAKAFVEFVEIVERLRGENGCPWDKVQTHKSVEKNFIEEVYEVIDAIECEEFSELKEELGDVLLQVVFHAQMAKEENKFDIEDVIDAISQKIVYRHPHVFGNVKVTGVKDVLKNWEALKKKEKETKSVLEGVPKHLPALIKAYRVGEKVAQEKLDWDTLEDVFSKLDEEIKELKYAKAEDREEELGDVLFTVANIARKEDIDPHRALNKTIEKFADRVKKAEEMARKLHGKELEQLNRQTVEELYEKAKSI